A single Vigna radiata var. radiata cultivar VC1973A chromosome 8, Vradiata_ver6, whole genome shotgun sequence DNA region contains:
- the LOC106770043 gene encoding uncharacterized protein LOC106770043 — protein sequence MENQNTKDKVFQKFTWILQNPLFNFPNRVAYSRKFTVDGHTWEIRIATNSPLKLIILVGLGRPFRCEKIANLKFIVINQLNHRRNVMKEIIDTFTSICSPLVEIYAPGDGFIVNDSCIIEVHISVHKSEHEKQVDESVRNIDNKLVQSTDNLSTKKMISNSPGETVDFRGLGKVDNDYIPFLEEVCSRYPSLIDSKKRYIEWSFTTLGRVLHFLNTKKVREMDDDACNHLQTLWEELEKCEFDLSWLKPQVQSALGMKTCVEKVLAVKSLEENVITLEKDVTILKENISNLKTEAKTLKTKMFEAEVKLEITRRELVKAKEGFEECDLEAELIFVKP from the exons ATGGAGAATCAGAATACAAAGGATAAAGTTTTTCAGAAGTTTACATGGATCCTTCAAAACCCCTTGTTTAACTTTCCCAACCGGGTAGCATACTCGAGAAAGTTTACTGTCGATGGCCATACATG GGAGATTCGTATCGCTACAAATTCACCACTGAAATTAATCATTCTTGTGGGTCTTGGTCGACCTTTTCGATGTGAAAAAATtgcaaatttaaaattcattgtgATTAATCAGCTCAACCACAGAAGGAATGTAATGAAAG AAATAATTGACACCTTCACTTCAATTTGTAGCCCTTTGGTTGAAATTTATGCTCCTGGTGATGGGTTCATCGTGAATGATAGTTGTATAATTGAAGTTCATATATCTGTTCATAAGTCAGAGCACGAGAAACAAGTTGATGAATCAGTGAGGAACATTGATAATAAGCTTGTCCAAAGCACCGACAATCtttcaacaaagaaaatgatatcaaaCTCACCTGGTGAGACCGTAGATTTTAGGGGCTTAGGAAAAGTAGATAACGATTATATTCCTTTTTTGGAAGAAGTATGTTCACGATATCCATCACTTATTGATAGTAAGAAGAGATATATTGAATGGAGTTTTACAACTTTGGGCAgagttcttcattttctcaatacTAAAAAAGTTAGAGAAATGGATGATGATGCTTGCAATCATCTGCAAACTTTATGGGAGGAACTTGAGAAATGTGAGTTTGATTTGTCATGGTTGAAACCTCAAGTGCAATCTGCCTTGGGAATGAAAACTTGTGTTGAGAAAGTTCTTGCTGTGAAAAGTTTAGAGGAAAATGTGATTACTTTGGAGAAGGATGTGACTATTTTGAAGgaaaatatatctaatttaaaGACGGAAGCAAAGACTCTTAAGACCAAAATGTTTGAAGCAGAAGTAAAACTAGAAATAACAAGAAGAGAATTGGTGAAAGCAAAAGAAGGCTTTGAAGAATGTGATTTGGAGGCTGAACTTATATTTGTCAAACCATGA
- the LOC111242252 gene encoding uncharacterized protein LOC111242252, with protein MENKIVESIERLSPKETISISSEVVDFRGIGKVEKELIPLFEEFCSLYPSLIDIKKKRSRRFIEWAFTALGRVLHFLNTKKEGDMDDDACNYLQTLWEELEISGFDLSWLKPRVDRALEMKKLEKDMTNLEMEVKTSMTKLIEAKVNLEITRRLVKLKESFEECDLDAEIRYDLVKRISHKETLEDAFEISAVRVTEAVKDKVEHLKEKLAMVQSDLDEALKVNSKLNIELQDLGVAHADCEKKQEDLATQLRLFSLFDSGFRTATF; from the exons ATGGAGAATAAAATTGTTGAAAGCATTGAGAGACTTTCTCCCAAGGAAACGATTTCAATCTCATCTGAGGTGGTGGATTTTAGGGGTATAGGAAAAgtagagaaagaattaattcctttatttgaagaattttgtTCATTGTATCCCTCACTTATTGATATCAAGAAAAAGAGAAGTCGAAGATTTATCGAATGGGCTTTTACAGCACTTGGTAgagttcttcattttctcaacaCTAAAAAGGAGGGAGACATGGATGATGATGCTTGCAATTATCTCCAAACTTTGTGGGAAGAACTTGAGATAAGTGGATTCGATTTGTCATGGCTGAAACCTCGTGTTGATAGAGCTCTTGAGATGAAAAAGTTGGAGAAGGATATGACTAATTTAGAGATGGAAGTAAAGACTTCGATGACAAAGTTGATTGAAGCAAAGGTAAATCTGGAAATAACAAGAAGGTTggtgaaattaaaagaaagttttgaaGAATGCGATTTGGATGCTGAAATCAGATATG ACTTGGTGAAGAGGATTTCCCATAAGGAGACGCTGGAAGATGCCTTTGAGATAAGCGCCGTACGTGTTACTGAGGCAGTTAAGGATAAAGTGGAGCACTTGAAGGAAAAATTGGCTATGGTGCAGTCCGATTTGGACGAAGCGTTAAAGGTTAATTCTAAGTTGAACATTGAGCTACAGGATCTGGGCGTTGCACATGCCGACTGCGAGAAGAAACAAGAGGATTTGGCTACTCAACTGCGGTTGTTTTCGCTCTTTGACAGCGGTTTTCGAACCGCGACATTTTAA